In the Hordeum vulgare subsp. vulgare chromosome 7H, MorexV3_pseudomolecules_assembly, whole genome shotgun sequence genome, one interval contains:
- the LOC123410455 gene encoding putative pentatricopeptide repeat-containing protein At2g02150, with protein MLPLPLRRHFLFLYSRRNPSFIPFSIAATAISTLPTDSAAAAAAAATPISDRLRLLHSLQAVPANLLLSHPLPSSAHLCIAAHLLARARLFPHSRSLLSRLLAPGHRPHLAASLVDLLHRAALALGPRRSALPSVVDTLLSLLADRGLLDDAVLALGRVRELRVPPNTRTCNHILLRLARERRGVLVRRLFEQVPAPNVFTFNIVIDFLCKEGELTEARALFSSMKAIGCPPDVVTYNSLIDGCGKCGELEEVEQLVGEMRRCGCTPDVVTYNALVNCFCKSGMMERAYSYFAEMKREGVVANIRTYSTFVDAFCKEGMVREAMKLFAQMRIRGMAPNEVTYTCLVDGTFKAGRLDDAFVLIDEMVQQGVPLNVVTYTVQVDGLCKEGKIAEAEDVFRLMEKAGVKANELLYTTLIHGHFVNKNSERALDLLNEMKDKGMELDVSLYGALICGLCNLRKVDEAKSLLNKMDECGLKPNSIIYTNIMDACFKEGKGSEAIALLHKMQDSGFQPNVVTYCALVDGLCKAGSVDEAVSHFNKMSDLGLEPNIHTYTALIDGLCKSGCLTKAVGLLDEMVGKGLSLDKVVYTSLMDGYLKQGNLQDAFALKADMINSGLQLDLYGYTCFLWGFCNLNMMQEAREVLSEMIGNGITPDAVIYNCLISKYMKLGNIEEAASLQNEMESVLSSFTNGDTALGSDG; from the coding sequence ATGCTACCCCTCCCCCTGCGCCGCCACTTCCTCTTCCTCTACTCTCGCCGGAACCCTAGcttcatccccttctccatcgccGCCACCGCCATCTCCACCCTCCCAACcgactccgccgccgccgccgctgccgccgccactCCCATCTCAgaccgcctccgcctcctccactcgctccaggccgtccccgccaacctcctcctctcccaccccctcccctcctccgccCACCTCTGCATCGCGGCTCATCTCCTCGCCCGCGCCCGCCTCTTCCCCCATTCCCGCAGCCTCCTCTCCCGCCTCCTCGCCCCCGGTCACCGGCCCCAcctcgccgcctccctcgtcgACCTCCTCCATCGCGCAGCTCTCGCACTAGGGCCTCGCCGCAGCGCCCTGCCCTCCGTCGTGGAcaccctcctctccctcctcgccGACCGCGGCCTCCTCGACGACGCCGTTCTCGCCCTTGGCCGTGTGCGCGAGCTGCGGGTGCCCCCTAACACCCGCACCTGCAACCACATCCTCCTCCGCCTAGCCCGCGAGCGCCGCGGTGTGCTCGTCCGGCGGCTATTTGAACAGGTGCCTGCCCCCAACGTGTTCACGTTCAACATCGTGATCGATTTCCTGTGCAAGGAAGGGGAGCTCACTGAGGCAAGAGCATTATTCTCGAGTATGAAGGCAATAGGTTGCCCACCAGATGTTGTCACATACAACTCTCTCATTGATGGGTGTGGCAAATGCGGGGAGTTGGAAGAGGTGGAGCAGCTCGTTGGGGAGATGAGGCGGTGTGGATGCACACCAGATGTTGTGACATACAATGCATTAGTCAACTGCTTTTGCAAGTCTGGGATGATGGAAAGGGCATACAGCTACTTTGCTGAGATGAAGAGGGAAGGAGTGGTAGCAAATATAAGGACTTATAGCACCTTTGTAGATGCGTTCTGCAAGGAGGGGATGGTAAGGGAGGCTATGAAGCTGTTTGCGCAAATGAGGATCAGGGGGATGGCACCGAATGAGGTGACATATACATGTTTGGTTGATGGGACCTTTAAGGCAGGTAGGCTTGATGATGCCTTTGTTTTGATTGATGAAATGGTACAGCAAGGTGTGCCATTGAATGTGGTCACATATACTGTGCAAGTTGATGGCCTTTGCAAAGAGGGGAAGATTGCGGAAGCGGAGGATGTTTTTAGGCTGATGGAGAAAGCTGGCGTCAAAGCCAACGAGTTGTTGTACACTACACTAATTCATGGGCATTTTGTGAATAAAAATAGTGAGAGAGCACTGGATTTGTTGAATGAGATGAAGGATAAAGGGATGGAGCTTGATGTTTCGCTTTATGGTGCTCTCATTTGTGGACTCTGTAATCTTCGGAAGGTGGATGAGGCTAAGAGTTTGTTAAATAAAATGGATGAATGTGGTCTGAAACCCAATAGTATCATCTATACAAATATAATGGATGCTTGCTTTAAAGAAGGAAAAGGGTCAGAGGCCATTGCCCTGCTCCACAAGATGCAGGATTCCGGGTTCCAGCCTAATGTTGTGACATATTGTGCATTAGTTGATGGTTTGTGCAAAGCAGGATCAGTTGATGAGGCAGTCTCACATTTTAACAAAATGAGTGACTTAGGGTTAGAGCCTAATATACATACTTACACTGCTTTAATTGATGGTTTATGCAAGAGTGGGTGCTTAACCAAGGCCGTGGGGTTGTTGGATGAAATGGTTGGCAAGGGCTTGTCTTTGGACAAAGTTGTGTATACATCTCTTATGGATGGGTACCTGAAGCAGGGAAATCTTCAGGATGCCTTCGCACTCAAGGCCGATATGATCAATAGTGGTTTGCAACTTGATCTCTACGGGTACACTTGTTTTCTATGGGGATTTTGTAATTTGAATATGATGCAAGAAGCTAGAGAAGTTCTTTCAGAAATGATTGGAAATGGCATTACTCCTGATGCAGTAATTTACAACTGTCTGATAAGCAAATACATGAAACTGGGGAATATTGAGGAGGCAGCTAGTCTTCAGAATGAAATGGAAAGTGTGCTATCCTCTTTTACAAATGGTGATACTGCTCTTGGTTCTGATGGTTAA